The proteins below come from a single Mobula birostris isolate sMobBir1 unplaced genomic scaffold, sMobBir1.hap1 scaffold_2038, whole genome shotgun sequence genomic window:
- the LOC140192658 gene encoding solute carrier family 12 member 9-like, with protein MKGFVIGQAGFFEALLMLVVAYVIISLTVLSVCAISTNGAVKGGGAYFMISRTLGPEFGGSIGLMFFLANVCSCAVYILGLVEAILDVFGELPNAAETDHRGIHVLPQSYLYNVLYASSILLLCLLVCLVGAQIYARTSFLIFLMVHIVLITIFISFFAVSPKTVWIVRQSGNTSQLIHTNYTGFNLATLRRNLADNYSVDYTTGTLMTFATVFAVMFNGCTGIMAGSNMS; from the exons aTGAagg GCTTCGTCATCGGCCAGGCAGGGTTCTTTGAAGCGCTGCTGATGCTGGTAGTGGCCTACGTCATCATTAGCCTGACAGTGTTATCGGTGTGCGCGATCTCCACCAATGGAGCGGTGAAAGGTGGCGGAGCTTACT TTATGATTAGCCGGACGTTGGGCCCAGAGTTCGGCGGGAGTATAGGGCTGATGTTCTTCCTTGCGAATGTCTGTTCCTGTGCGGTTTATATTCTGGGACTGGTGGAGGCTATTCTGGATGTATTTGGAGAGCTCCCAAATGCAG CAGAAACAGACCACAGAGGTATCCACGTCCTCCCACAAAGCTACCTCTACAATGTCCTCTACGCTTCGAGTATCTTATTACTGTGCTTGCTAGTCTGCCTGGTCGGAGCCCAGATCTACGCCAGGACCAGCTTCCTGATCTTTCTCATGGTCCACATTGTGCTCATCACCATCTTCATCAGTTTCTTTGCCGTGAGCCCCAAGACCGTTTGGATCGTTAGACAGTCTGGGAACACCAGCCAGCTCATCCACACCAACTACACGGGCTTCAACCTGGCTACACTGCGACGGAACCTCGCAG ATAACTACTCCGTAGACTACACCACTGGTACCCTCATGACATTTGCCACGGTGTTTGCTGTGATGTTTAACGGCTGCACTGGTATAATGGCTGGATCCAACATGTCGG